CAATGCAGTCCCACAAAATGTTGCCTTCTGCCGTGCGCAGAAGAAAAGCGCGCTGACCAATGGCAAACTCCGGCACGGTCTGGATGCTGAAAAGATCGGCGTTGTGCTGCTGCCACTTGTTGCTGTGCCCGGCAAGAAGGGCCGGGAAATCGATCCATTTTTGCCCCGTTACGGGGACAAACTGGCGGGCATCGTCGCAGATTTTGCACTGCTGCGGATGGGCATCGTTTTTCTCATAGGCGGTGCCGCAGGCGTTGCATAGTGTGATCATTGAGTCGTCCTCGAAAGGGCATGTTATATCCGCTTAACAGCCTGGCACATTTATCCAGCGGGATGTGCCGGTGAGTGCGGCAGACGAACTGCGTGGCTTTTTGACAGGTGGAGAGTTCAGGGCCGCTGATGCGGCCCTGTGCGGGAGCCAGCAGGTTATTCGGCTCGTGGCTGCAGCTGGTAAATCCATGCGCTGACGCGCGTGCCCTCAGCAGTGGTGACCTCAACCAAAACGCGGTCGTAGCCCTCTTCAAATTCATCCAGCATTGGCCAGTGCGCAGTCAGGTTGTCGGACAAAAACAGGTAACCGTGCACCTGTGCGCCGTTTTCATCCAGTACGATGCCAGGAAAATCGGCGGCGGCTCCCCAGCCATGCGTGTAAAACGTACCGGTGACGTAGCCCGGCAGCCATTCACCGCCGATGTTTTCCAGGATATGTGCATTAGAACAGCCAGGACGCAGCGTGCCGTAGACAAATAACGATTCCATTTTTCCCTCAACAATCAAAGCGATAAATACCCAGCGGGCGAGGAGTATTCAAAATACGGTTTTGTGATGAGGTTCGCAACTGTCTGCACACGCGGTGCGCGGTAAACGCTGAAAAGCAAAAAGCCTGCGCGAAAGCAGGCTTTTTAAATTTGGCTCCTCTGACTGGACTCGAACCAGTGACATACGGATTAACAGTCCGCCGTTCTACCGACTGAACTACAGAGGAATCGTGTGGAGGCTTATCTTAGCGGCGAAAAATCTTTTGTCAAACCTCATTTTAGCGATCGCCACCTGACTGCTGAATCCCTCGT
The Kosakonia oryzae genome window above contains:
- a CDS encoding gamma-glutamylcyclotransferase family protein — protein: MESLFVYGTLRPGCSNAHILENIGGEWLPGYVTGTFYTHGWGAAADFPGIVLDENGAQVHGYLFLSDNLTAHWPMLDEFEEGYDRVLVEVTTAEGTRVSAWIYQLQPRAE